A region from the Drosophila takahashii strain IR98-3 E-12201 chromosome 2L, DtakHiC1v2, whole genome shotgun sequence genome encodes:
- the LOC108067900 gene encoding uncharacterized protein yields MKLFVFAVCAIAVASADVSHLNLGGGYSYNKPTPTFNIPSAPAPAYLPPAQEVISAPAPAPVYSAPAPAPVYSAPAPAPVYSAPAPAPVYSAPAPAPVYSAPAPAPVYSAPAPAPVSEYLPPVQDIPAPAPVYSAPAPAPVYSAPAPAPAPEYLPPVQDIPAPAPAPVYSAPAPAPVYSAPAPAPVYSAPAPAPVYSAPAPVPEYLPPVQDIPAPAPAPVYSAPAPAPVYSAPAPAPVYSAPAPAPEYLPPVQDIPAPAPAPVYSAPAPAPVYSAPAPAPVYSAPAPVESGYQYNVPAKRFRF; encoded by the exons ATG AAACTCTTCGTCTTCGCTGTGTGCGCCATCGCCGTGGCCTCCGCCGATGTGTCCCATCTGAACCTGGGTGGTGGCTACAGCTACAACAAGCCCACGCCGACCTTCAACATTCCCTCGGCCCCGGCTCCGGCTTACCTGCCTCCCGCCCAGGAGGTGATCTCTGCCCCTGCCCCGGCTCCAGTTTACTCTGCTCCGGCACCTGCTCCAGTCTACTCCgcccctgctcctgctccagtTTACTCGGCTCCTGCTCCAGCTCCAGTCTACTCTGCTCCTGCCCCTGCTCCAGTTTACTCTGCTCCTGCCCCTGCTCCAGTTTACTCTGCTCCGGCACCTGCTCCCGTTTCGGAGTACCTGCCCCCTGTCCAGGACATCCCAGCTCCTGCTCCAGTCTACTCTGCTCCTGCCCCAGCTCCCGTTTACTCCGCTCCTGCACCTGCTCCAGCCCCTGAGTACCTGCCACCTGTCCAGGACATCCCAGCTCCTGCTCCCGCTCCAGTCTACTCCgcccctgctcctgctccagtTTACTCTGCACCTGCTCCCGCTCCAGTTTACTCTGCTCCTGCACCAGCTCCCGTTTACTCAGCTCCTGCTCCAGTTCCTGAGTACCTGCCCCCCGTTCAGGACATCCCTGCTCCTGCCCCAGCTCCAGTCTACTCTGCTCCAGCACCAGCTCCCGTTTACtccgctcctgctcctgctcccgtTTACTCCGCTCCTGCTCCAGCCCCTGAGTACCTGCCCCCTGTCCAGGACATCCCTGCTCCAGCACCAGCTCCAGTCTACTCTgcacctgctcctgctccagtTTACTctgctcccgctcccgctccAGTTTACTCTGCCCCAGCTCCCGTGGAGTCGGGCTACCAGTACAACGTGCCCGCCAAGCGTTTCCGCTTCTAA